In Aestuariibaculum lutulentum, one DNA window encodes the following:
- a CDS encoding SulP family inorganic anion transporter gives MFKTLKNDLPASIVVFFVALPLCLGIALASGAPLFSGLIAGIIGGIVVGGLSGSKIGVSGPAAGLAAIVLTAIGSLGGYQNFLVAVVIAGIIQIVFGVLKAGVIGYYFPSSVIKGMLTGIGIIIILKQIPHFFGYDAEPEGADSFIEASGENTFSAILHIVDNITIGSMIVGFIGLAIILFWDKVLSKKAKFFQVIQGPLVAVVVGIIYVILTSSSDSISILDKHLVSVPVPEDTTSFFNQFSFPNFSAITNTEVWIVAFTMALVASLETLLCVEASDKIDPDKNVTPTNRELLAQGAGNIVSGLIGGLPITQVIVRSSANVQSGGKSKLSTILHGFFLLISVILIPRLLNMIPLSVLAAVLLVVGYKLAKPSLFKTMYALGWKQWLPFITTVLGIVFTDLLVGISLGLLVGIVVVLLKSYQNSHFLHIEDKSNGKHQIKMTLAEEVTFFNKGAILKELDSLPINTILEINLIKTRYLDNDVIEILEDFLFKAKERHIDIKLVSKRGTVHNPESFIQFFNERPKSDLSLS, from the coding sequence ATGTTTAAAACTTTAAAAAACGACTTGCCTGCAAGTATCGTAGTATTCTTTGTTGCATTACCTCTTTGTTTAGGTATTGCTTTAGCCAGTGGTGCGCCATTATTCTCCGGATTAATTGCCGGTATAATTGGTGGAATTGTTGTAGGAGGTCTTAGTGGATCTAAAATTGGCGTTAGTGGTCCCGCTGCCGGTTTAGCAGCCATAGTATTGACTGCTATTGGCTCTCTTGGTGGCTACCAAAACTTTTTGGTTGCCGTTGTTATTGCCGGAATCATTCAAATTGTATTTGGCGTTTTAAAAGCGGGAGTTATTGGATACTATTTCCCTTCTTCGGTTATTAAAGGTATGCTTACCGGTATTGGTATCATCATTATCTTAAAACAAATTCCACACTTTTTTGGATACGATGCCGAACCTGAAGGTGCCGATAGCTTTATTGAAGCATCGGGAGAGAACACTTTCTCTGCTATTCTACACATTGTAGACAATATTACTATAGGCTCAATGATTGTAGGGTTTATTGGATTGGCAATTATTCTGTTTTGGGACAAAGTTTTATCTAAAAAAGCAAAATTCTTTCAGGTTATTCAAGGCCCATTAGTAGCTGTTGTTGTTGGTATAATTTATGTTATTCTTACTTCAAGCTCAGATAGTATCTCAATTCTTGATAAACACCTGGTAAGTGTTCCAGTTCCGGAAGACACAACGTCTTTTTTTAATCAGTTCAGCTTTCCAAATTTTTCTGCCATTACAAATACAGAAGTCTGGATTGTAGCCTTTACCATGGCTTTGGTTGCAAGTTTGGAAACCCTGTTATGCGTGGAAGCTTCCGATAAAATTGATCCTGATAAAAACGTAACCCCTACTAACCGCGAACTTTTAGCTCAAGGTGCAGGAAATATTGTTTCCGGTCTTATTGGAGGTTTACCAATTACACAGGTTATTGTTAGAAGTTCTGCCAATGTTCAGTCTGGTGGTAAAAGCAAATTATCGACTATCCTACATGGTTTTTTCCTGTTAATTTCGGTGATATTAATTCCTAGATTATTAAATATGATTCCTTTGTCGGTTTTAGCCGCCGTGCTATTAGTTGTAGGTTACAAGCTGGCTAAACCTTCATTATTTAAAACCATGTACGCCTTAGGTTGGAAACAATGGCTTCCTTTTATAACAACAGTTCTGGGTATAGTTTTTACAGATTTATTGGTCGGCATTAGCTTAGGACTCTTAGTCGGTATTGTTGTCGTTTTACTAAAGAGCTATCAAAACTCACATTTCCTACATATTGAAGATAAAAGTAATGGAAAACACCAAATAAAAATGACATTAGCAGAAGAGGTTACCTTCTTTAACAAAGGTGCTATTCTTAAAGAATTAGACAGTTTACCAATAAATACTATTTTGGAAATCAATTTAATTAAAACCCGATATCTGGATAATGATGTCATAGAAATTCTAGAAGATTTCTTATTTAAAGCCAAGGAACGTCATATAGATATCAAGCTGGTTTCTAAACGTGGTACTGTTCATAACCCTGAAAGCTTTATTCAATTCTTTAACGAAAGGCCAAAATCTGATTTAAGCCTAAGTTAG
- the gltB gene encoding glutamate synthase large subunit, which yields MLKKQGMYLPEFEHENCGAGFICNLNGEKTNQIIHDALEILVKLEHRGGVSADGKTGDGAGLLIDIPHDYFKRVCSFSLPEQREYAVGMVFLPKNTNQYKFCKDIFEKEIKAQGLSILGWRKVPVDSSQLGEIALASEPTIEQLFVGKTEEISEDTFKAKLYAARKITEHTIRTSKISESGYFYVPSLSTTTLIYKGIIMPEDIGPYYTDLQQIDLVTRLALVHQRFSTNTMPTWELAQPFRFMCQNGEINTLRGNVSRMRVREEIMKSEVFGPQIDKLFPIILPGKSDSASMDMVVELLTHTGRSLPEIMMMMIPEAWEKHKTMSPERKAFYEYNACIMEPWDGPASVPFTDGDYIGALLDRNGLRPSRYTVTKSGKLIMSSEVGVVDIEPDDIKEHGRLEPGKMFLVDMNEGRIVSDEEIKNKVVSERPYQEWLNKTRLHLRDVAYTNETCPIETIDIKTRQRLFNYTFEDIQEVITPMAIDGKEALGSMGIDTPLAVLSDRPQLISNYFKQLFAQVTNPPLDGIREEIVTDIALNLGKDRNIFSITERQCRKLRIQNPVISNADLEKIRTISVEGFKAETIHMLYPKSQGLNGLENALEDIIVQVTKALERGTNIIILSDRGVNKDFAPIPALLACSYVNHQMNRLRKRSYFDIIIESAEPREPHHFATLFGYGASAINPYMVNEIIRMQVKEGFIEGMDEDKAVTNFNKAIGKGLLKIMNKIGISTLHSYRGSQIFEIVGFNSQFVEKYFPYTASRIEGIGLYEIEKEINERYKQAYPDNLIDKKLGLNIGGDYRWRRNGERHMFNPTTVSKLQQAVRLSDQKSYDVYAQAVNDQAENLMTIRGLFEFDNLDPIPLEEVEPWTDIVKRFKTGAMSYGSISREAHENLAIAMNRIGGKSNSGEGGEDRRRFHPDVNGDSRNSAIKQVASGRFGVTSHYLTNAREIQIKMAQGAKPGEGGQLPGEKVLPWIASARNSTPFVGLISPPPHHDIYSIEDLAQLIFDLKNANREARINVKLVSEVGVGTIAAGVAKAKADVVLISGYDGGTGASPLTSLKHAGLPWELGLAEAQQTLVLNNLRSRIVVECDGQLKTGRDVAIAALLGAEEFGFATAPLVASGCIMMRKCHLNTCPVGIATQDKELRKNFKGTPEHVINFFYYVAEELRGIMAQLGFRTLSEMVGQTHKINANKAITHYKAKGLDLSAILHRPEAYSKMTVRNTEKQDHNLDEVLDFTILKDSHRALYRKEKMDLAYPIHNTDRTVGAIVSNEISKIYGHLGLPEDTLNISFTGSAGQSFGGFGAHGLTFKLEGNTNDYLGKGLSGAKLIVKKPAKADFIAENNIIVGNVCLFGAIEGEAYINGIAGERFAVRNSGAKAVVEGVGDHCCEYMTGGKVVVLGKTGRNFAAGMSGGIAYVYDPENKFTNGLCNTETIEFEELSAEDANDLKSMIQKHVAYTDSNKGKTLLEDWENSLANFVKVMPTEYKRALKRLETEEQMVEELEIA from the coding sequence ATGCTGAAGAAACAAGGAATGTATTTACCTGAGTTTGAACATGAAAATTGTGGTGCTGGTTTTATTTGTAATCTTAACGGTGAGAAGACAAATCAAATCATACACGATGCATTAGAAATTCTTGTAAAACTAGAACATAGGGGAGGCGTTAGTGCCGATGGAAAAACTGGTGATGGTGCCGGTTTATTGATTGATATTCCTCATGATTATTTTAAGCGTGTATGCAGCTTTAGTTTACCAGAACAAAGAGAGTATGCCGTAGGTATGGTTTTTTTACCAAAAAACACCAACCAATATAAATTCTGTAAAGATATTTTCGAGAAGGAAATAAAAGCTCAGGGGCTTTCTATTTTAGGATGGCGTAAAGTACCTGTAGATTCATCTCAATTAGGTGAAATCGCATTAGCGTCTGAACCTACTATTGAACAGTTATTTGTAGGTAAAACCGAAGAGATTTCGGAAGATACTTTTAAAGCTAAACTATATGCTGCTCGTAAAATTACCGAACACACTATTAGAACATCAAAAATTTCTGAAAGCGGCTATTTTTATGTACCAAGTTTATCAACAACAACATTGATATATAAAGGTATTATCATGCCTGAAGATATCGGACCATACTACACCGATTTACAACAAATCGATTTAGTAACCCGTCTGGCTTTGGTACACCAGCGTTTCTCAACCAACACCATGCCAACATGGGAACTGGCTCAGCCATTCCGCTTCATGTGTCAAAATGGTGAAATCAACACCCTTCGTGGAAACGTAAGTAGAATGCGTGTTCGTGAGGAAATTATGAAGAGTGAAGTCTTCGGACCTCAAATTGATAAATTATTCCCAATCATTTTACCAGGCAAATCAGATTCTGCCTCTATGGATATGGTTGTTGAATTATTAACACATACCGGAAGATCATTACCAGAGATTATGATGATGATGATTCCTGAAGCCTGGGAAAAACACAAAACCATGTCACCAGAGCGTAAAGCATTTTACGAATACAATGCTTGTATTATGGAACCATGGGATGGCCCTGCTTCTGTACCATTTACCGATGGTGATTATATTGGAGCTCTTCTTGATCGTAACGGATTAAGACCATCGCGTTACACCGTAACTAAAAGTGGAAAATTAATCATGTCTTCCGAAGTTGGTGTTGTAGATATCGAACCAGACGATATTAAAGAACACGGTCGTTTAGAACCAGGAAAAATGTTCCTGGTAGATATGAACGAAGGCCGCATTGTTAGTGACGAAGAAATTAAAAATAAGGTGGTTTCTGAACGTCCTTACCAGGAATGGTTAAACAAAACCAGACTACATTTAAGAGATGTAGCCTATACCAACGAAACCTGTCCGATTGAGACAATTGACATTAAAACAAGACAACGTTTATTCAATTACACGTTCGAAGACATACAAGAGGTTATTACCCCTATGGCCATTGACGGCAAAGAAGCCTTAGGGTCTATGGGTATTGATACACCATTAGCAGTGTTATCAGACCGACCTCAACTTATTTCAAATTACTTTAAACAATTATTCGCGCAGGTAACCAATCCGCCATTAGATGGTATTCGTGAAGAAATTGTAACCGATATAGCTCTAAACTTAGGTAAAGACCGTAATATTTTTAGCATTACCGAAAGACAATGTAGAAAGTTACGTATTCAAAATCCGGTGATTTCTAATGCCGATTTAGAAAAAATAAGAACCATTTCTGTTGAAGGATTCAAGGCAGAAACTATTCACATGCTTTACCCAAAAAGTCAAGGACTTAATGGTTTAGAAAATGCTTTAGAAGATATTATTGTACAGGTTACTAAAGCCTTAGAGCGCGGCACAAACATCATCATCTTATCAGATCGTGGTGTTAACAAAGACTTCGCTCCTATTCCTGCTTTATTAGCATGTTCTTATGTTAACCACCAGATGAACCGTTTACGTAAGCGTTCGTACTTCGATATCATCATCGAATCTGCAGAGCCTCGCGAACCGCATCATTTCGCAACCTTATTCGGTTACGGAGCCAGTGCCATTAACCCGTACATGGTTAACGAAATCATTAGAATGCAGGTGAAAGAAGGATTTATTGAAGGCATGGATGAAGATAAGGCTGTGACTAACTTCAATAAAGCTATCGGTAAAGGACTTCTAAAAATTATGAACAAAATTGGAATCTCTACATTACACTCGTACAGAGGTTCTCAAATTTTCGAGATTGTTGGTTTCAATTCACAATTCGTAGAAAAATATTTTCCATACACTGCTTCAAGAATTGAAGGTATCGGACTTTACGAAATTGAAAAAGAAATTAACGAACGTTACAAACAAGCTTACCCTGATAACTTAATCGATAAGAAATTAGGTTTAAATATTGGAGGCGATTACCGTTGGAGACGTAATGGCGAACGCCACATGTTTAACCCGACTACCGTTTCTAAATTACAACAAGCTGTTCGTTTAAGCGATCAGAAAAGCTACGATGTTTACGCTCAGGCTGTAAACGATCAGGCTGAAAACTTAATGACTATTCGTGGATTATTCGAATTCGATAATTTAGATCCAATTCCACTTGAAGAAGTAGAACCATGGACTGACATTGTAAAACGTTTCAAAACCGGAGCGATGTCTTATGGGTCGATTTCTCGTGAAGCACACGAAAACTTAGCCATTGCAATGAACCGTATTGGTGGTAAGTCGAACTCTGGTGAAGGTGGAGAAGACAGACGTCGATTCCATCCAGATGTAAACGGTGATAGCCGTAACTCGGCCATCAAACAGGTAGCTTCTGGACGTTTCGGTGTGACATCTCACTACTTAACCAATGCAAGAGAGATTCAAATTAAAATGGCGCAAGGTGCGAAACCTGGAGAAGGTGGACAGCTTCCTGGTGAAAAAGTTTTACCTTGGATTGCTTCTGCCCGTAACTCAACACCTTTTGTTGGATTAATTTCACCACCGCCTCACCACGATATTTACTCTATTGAAGATTTAGCTCAGCTTATTTTCGACTTGAAAAATGCAAACCGTGAAGCGCGTATAAATGTGAAGCTAGTATCTGAAGTTGGTGTTGGTACTATTGCTGCCGGTGTAGCAAAAGCCAAAGCCGATGTGGTATTAATTTCAGGATATGACGGTGGTACTGGAGCTTCCCCACTAACCTCTTTAAAACATGCAGGTTTACCTTGGGAGCTTGGTTTAGCTGAGGCACAACAGACTTTAGTACTTAACAACTTACGTAGCCGTATTGTTGTAGAATGTGACGGACAGTTAAAAACAGGACGTGACGTAGCTATCGCTGCCTTATTAGGAGCTGAAGAGTTTGGATTTGCAACTGCACCGTTAGTAGCTTCAGGATGTATCATGATGCGTAAGTGTCACTTAAATACATGTCCTGTAGGTATTGCAACTCAAGATAAAGAATTACGTAAAAACTTTAAAGGTACACCAGAGCACGTTATTAACTTCTTCTATTATGTTGCTGAAGAGTTAAGAGGCATCATGGCTCAGTTAGGATTTAGAACACTATCTGAAATGGTTGGTCAAACACATAAAATCAACGCCAATAAAGCGATTACACACTATAAAGCAAAAGGTTTAGATTTATCTGCTATTCTTCACAGACCGGAAGCATACAGCAAAATGACCGTAAGAAATACTGAAAAACAAGATCACAATTTAGATGAAGTTTTAGATTTCACGATCTTAAAAGATTCTCACCGCGCTTTATATAGAAAAGAGAAAATGGATTTAGCTTACCCAATTCACAACACCGATCGTACGGTTGGTGCTATTGTAAGTAATGAAATCTCTAAAATATACGGGCACTTAGGGTTACCTGAAGACACCTTAAACATCAGTTTTACAGGATCGGCAGGACAAAGTTTCGGAGGATTTGGTGCTCATGGTTTAACTTTCAAACTAGAAGGAAACACCAACGATTACTTAGGAAAAGGATTATCCGGAGCGAAATTAATTGTTAAGAAACCCGCCAAAGCGGACTTTATTGCTGAAAACAACATCATCGTAGGAAACGTTTGTTTATTCGGAGCTATTGAAGGTGAAGCCTACATTAACGGTATCGCTGGAGAACGTTTCGCCGTAAGAAACTCAGGTGCTAAAGCCGTTGTTGAAGGTGTTGGAGACCACTGTTGTGAGTACATGACTGGAGGTAAAGTGGTAGTTCTTGGTAAAACAGGAAGAAACTTTGCAGCTGGTATGAGTGGTGGTATCGCTTACGTTTACGACCCGGAAAATAAGTTTACTAACGGATTATGTAACACGGAAACCATTGAATTCGAAGAGTTATCTGCTGAAGATGCTAACGATTTAAAATCAATGATTCAAAAACACGTGGCTTATACAGATAGTAACAAAGGAAAAACACTGCTTGAAGACTGGGAAAACAGTTTAGCAAACTTTGTAAAAGTAATGCCAACCGAATACAAACGTGCACTTAAGCGTTTAGAGACTGAAGAACAAATGGTAGAAGAATTAGAAATAGCATAA
- a CDS encoding outer membrane beta-barrel protein, with amino-acid sequence MKKLLTLSMLFAATTLFAQEDKKPALSISGSVDAYYQTYLTASDNMGQSFGTAFAGQSGFALGMGNLIASYEGEKVGAVLDLVTGPRGAGATFNTDIVDGIVNQAYVYWNVSESTTLTFGRWNTFLGYEVIAPAANFNYSCSYLFSNGPFSHMGLKADFALSDDLSLMLAVTNPWDTNDTSWTGEYAFGAQLGYSGQFLNLYYDSGEHGGLGFEVDYTGGFDLSDAFYLGINAAYNDNDGSGFYGAALYPQYGMSDSFSLGLRGEYFGLHGDANPDEESVLALTLTGSYSVDNLIIKPEIRLDSWTDAMPYLDSDGAATDNLAAFTLAAIYSF; translated from the coding sequence ATGAAAAAACTACTTACTCTTTCAATGCTTTTTGCAGCTACGACACTGTTTGCTCAGGAGGACAAAAAACCTGCTTTGTCTATTTCAGGTAGCGTAGATGCTTACTACCAAACTTATTTGACAGCTTCAGACAATATGGGACAATCGTTTGGAACAGCTTTCGCAGGTCAGTCTGGTTTTGCATTAGGTATGGGAAATTTAATAGCTAGCTACGAAGGTGAAAAAGTAGGAGCTGTTCTTGACTTAGTTACCGGGCCTAGAGGAGCTGGTGCTACATTTAATACTGATATCGTAGACGGTATCGTTAACCAGGCGTATGTATACTGGAATGTATCTGAAAGCACAACGTTAACTTTTGGTAGATGGAATACGTTTTTAGGATACGAGGTTATCGCTCCAGCGGCAAACTTTAACTATAGCTGTTCTTACTTATTTTCAAACGGGCCTTTCTCACATATGGGTTTAAAAGCTGATTTTGCTTTATCTGATGATTTAAGCTTAATGTTAGCAGTAACTAATCCATGGGATACTAATGATACATCTTGGACTGGAGAATATGCATTTGGTGCTCAGTTAGGGTATTCAGGTCAGTTCTTAAATTTATATTATGACAGCGGAGAGCACGGAGGTTTAGGTTTCGAAGTTGATTATACTGGTGGTTTTGATTTATCTGATGCATTTTATTTAGGTATCAATGCTGCGTACAACGATAATGATGGTTCTGGTTTCTACGGAGCTGCATTATATCCTCAATATGGAATGTCTGATTCTTTTAGCTTAGGGTTAAGAGGTGAGTATTTTGGTTTACATGGTGATGCTAATCCAGATGAAGAAAGTGTATTAGCTCTTACTTTAACTGGAAGTTATTCAGTTGATAACCTAATCATCAAGCCAGAGATTAGATTAGATTCTTGGACTGATGCTATGCCATATCTTGATAGCGATGGTGCTGCAACAGATAACTTAGCTGCTTTTACTCTTGCAGCAATCTATTCATTCTAA
- a CDS encoding GNAT family N-acetyltransferase codes for MNFTIRKAIKADMTRVLELINQLAVFEKEPDAVEVTIEDLENDGFGNKPAFECLVAEVDGKVQGTAIMFHRYSTWKGRILHLEDLVVSEDMRGSGIGTALLDEVVKFGHSLGVRRINWEVLDWNTPAINLYEKKGANVLRDWNVVHLSEQGIKDYIANL; via the coding sequence ATGAATTTCACAATTAGAAAAGCTATTAAAGCAGATATGACACGCGTACTGGAACTAATTAACCAGCTCGCTGTATTTGAAAAAGAACCTGATGCCGTTGAAGTTACCATTGAAGATCTTGAAAATGATGGCTTTGGAAATAAACCTGCATTTGAATGTCTGGTTGCCGAAGTAGATGGTAAAGTACAAGGTACAGCCATCATGTTTCACCGCTATTCAACCTGGAAAGGGCGCATATTACACCTCGAAGATTTAGTGGTTAGTGAAGATATGCGTGGTTCTGGTATTGGCACAGCTTTACTTGACGAGGTTGTTAAATTTGGTCACAGCTTAGGTGTTAGACGTATTAACTGGGAAGTTTTAGACTGGAACACTCCGGCAATAAATCTTTACGAGAAAAAAGGAGCCAATGTATTAAGAGATTGGAATGTTGTACATTTAAGCGAGCAAGGCATAAAAGATTATATAGCGAACTTATAA
- the fbp gene encoding class 1 fructose-bisphosphatase — protein sequence MSHKKQTLGEFIIENQASFKYSSGELSSLLNSIRLAAKIVNHEVNKAGLVDIIGAAGDTNIQGEDQQKLDVYANEKFIQTLTKRNIVCGIASEEEDDFITINSIDENHGNKYVVLIDPLDGSSNIDVNVSVGTIFSIYRRVTPVGTPVTIEDFLQKGSKQVAAGYIVYGTSTMLVYTTGDGVNGFTLNPAIGSFYLSHPKMEFPEDGYIYSVNEGNYLQFPQGIKDYIKYCQKNEGDRPYTSRYIGSLVSDFHRNMIKGGIYMYPQSSKNPKGKLRLLYECNPMAFLAEQANGKASDGFTRIMDIQPTELHERVPFICGSKNMVDKCEEFMKNS from the coding sequence ATGTCACATAAAAAACAAACATTAGGAGAATTTATAATCGAAAACCAAGCGTCGTTTAAATATTCTTCTGGTGAACTTTCCAGTCTCCTTAATTCCATTCGTTTAGCTGCAAAAATAGTAAACCACGAAGTTAATAAAGCAGGACTGGTTGATATTATTGGGGCTGCCGGAGATACCAATATTCAAGGTGAAGATCAGCAAAAGTTGGATGTTTACGCTAACGAAAAGTTTATTCAAACCCTTACCAAGAGAAATATTGTTTGTGGTATTGCCAGTGAAGAGGAAGATGATTTTATTACTATTAATAGTATTGATGAAAATCATGGTAACAAATATGTAGTATTGATTGATCCTTTAGATGGGTCTTCAAATATTGATGTAAATGTATCGGTAGGAACTATATTTTCAATTTATCGTCGCGTAACGCCGGTAGGAACACCTGTGACTATCGAAGACTTTTTACAAAAAGGAAGCAAGCAGGTGGCTGCGGGGTATATCGTTTACGGAACATCAACCATGTTGGTTTATACTACCGGCGATGGAGTTAATGGTTTTACATTGAATCCGGCAATTGGGTCGTTTTATTTATCACACCCGAAAATGGAGTTTCCTGAAGATGGTTATATTTATTCAGTTAACGAAGGAAATTATCTTCAGTTCCCTCAGGGAATTAAAGACTATATTAAGTATTGTCAGAAAAATGAGGGAGACAGACCTTATACATCCAGATACATAGGCTCACTAGTTTCCGATTTTCATAGAAATATGATTAAAGGAGGTATTTATATGTATCCGCAAAGTTCTAAAAATCCTAAAGGAAAGTTACGATTGCTTTACGAATGTAATCCAATGGCATTCTTAGCAGAACAGGCAAACGGAAAAGCTAGCGATGGATTTACTAGAATAATGGATATTCAGCCAACCGAGTTACACGAACGTGTGCCGTTTATTTGTGGAAGCAAAAATATGGTCGATAAATGTGAAGAGTTTATGAAGAATTCATAA
- a CDS encoding glutamate synthase subunit beta — protein MGKVTGFKEFERQDEGYTPVKDRVQHYKEFTVPLSDAEITKQGSRCMDCGIPFCHSGCPLGNLIPDFNHMVHQGEWQKASWLLHSTNNFPEFTGRLCPAPCEKACVLGIIEDPISIENIEKNIVERAFKEGWIKPQPPKTRTGKTVAVVGSGPAGLATAQQLNRAGHTVTVFERDDEVGGLLRYGIPNFKLEKEIIDRRLAILKAEGITFKTNVNVGVNYDVEKLHEFDAVVLCGGATERRSLPTPGIDADGVVQAMDFLTQQTKVVFGKEVKDQVLATGKDVIVIGGGDTGSDCIGTSNRHGAKSVVNFEILPKPPGHRSPTTPWPFWPLQLKTSSSHEEGVERNWLINTKEFVKDENGKLIALKTVNVEWKMVPGERPQLIEIAGTEKTWPCDLALLALGFTGPEATIAQKLGIETDARSNYKAEYGKYQTNIPNIFTAGDMRRGQSLIVWAISEGREAARQVDIYLMGKSDLPTKDATGDLVAL, from the coding sequence ATGGGAAAAGTAACAGGATTTAAAGAATTTGAAAGACAAGATGAAGGTTACACGCCTGTAAAAGACCGTGTACAACACTATAAAGAATTTACAGTTCCGTTAAGCGACGCCGAAATCACAAAACAAGGTTCTCGTTGTATGGATTGTGGAATACCGTTTTGCCACAGTGGCTGTCCGCTTGGTAACTTAATTCCGGATTTCAATCATATGGTACACCAAGGTGAGTGGCAAAAAGCCTCTTGGTTATTACACTCAACCAATAATTTCCCTGAGTTTACAGGTCGTTTATGCCCTGCTCCGTGTGAAAAAGCATGTGTATTAGGTATTATCGAAGATCCGATTTCAATTGAAAACATTGAAAAAAACATCGTTGAACGCGCCTTTAAAGAGGGATGGATTAAACCACAGCCACCTAAAACAAGAACTGGTAAAACAGTTGCCGTTGTAGGATCTGGTCCTGCCGGTTTAGCAACTGCTCAACAATTAAACAGAGCTGGTCATACCGTAACTGTTTTTGAGCGTGATGATGAAGTTGGAGGTTTATTACGTTATGGTATTCCTAACTTTAAATTAGAGAAAGAAATCATCGATCGTCGTTTAGCTATCTTAAAAGCTGAAGGCATCACCTTTAAAACTAATGTCAATGTTGGTGTAAACTACGACGTTGAAAAACTACACGAATTTGATGCTGTTGTGCTTTGTGGTGGTGCTACCGAAAGACGTAGCTTACCAACTCCTGGCATTGACGCCGATGGTGTAGTTCAAGCCATGGATTTCTTAACACAACAAACTAAAGTAGTTTTTGGTAAAGAAGTTAAAGATCAGGTATTAGCTACCGGTAAGGATGTTATTGTTATTGGTGGTGGAGATACCGGGTCAGATTGTATTGGTACGTCTAACCGTCATGGAGCAAAATCGGTTGTTAACTTCGAGATTTTGCCGAAACCACCAGGACACCGTTCTCCAACAACGCCTTGGCCTTTCTGGCCTTTACAGTTAAAAACATCGTCTTCTCACGAAGAAGGTGTTGAACGTAACTGGTTAATTAACACCAAAGAATTCGTTAAAGATGAAAATGGTAAATTAATCGCGTTAAAAACGGTTAATGTTGAATGGAAAATGGTTCCGGGAGAGCGCCCACAATTAATAGAAATTGCAGGCACCGAGAAAACCTGGCCATGTGACTTAGCCTTATTAGCACTTGGGTTTACAGGTCCTGAGGCAACAATAGCTCAAAAATTAGGCATTGAAACCGATGCCCGTTCTAACTACAAAGCAGAATATGGTAAATACCAGACAAATATCCCAAATATATTTACTGCCGGTGATATGCGTCGCGGACAATCATTAATAGTTTGGGCCATTTCTGAAGGTAGAGAAGCCGCAAGACAAGTTGATATTTATTTAATGGGTAAGTCAGATTTACCTACTAAAGATGCCACTGGAGATTTAGTAGCTCTTTAA
- a CDS encoding carbonic anhydrase family protein: protein MKAHTRETQATMTPEKSLQFLKEGNLRFQQNLKANRNLLEQVNDTSDGQFPFATILSCIDSRVSAELVFDQGLGDIFSVRIAGNFVNEDILGSMEFACKLAGTKLIVVLGHTSCGAVKGACDDAKLGNLTAMLSKIKPAVEEVTEPSDPSLRNSKNSEFVDNVAQKNVLLTIDRIRKESEVLNEMEQKGEIMIVGAMYDINTGEVTFNE from the coding sequence ATGAAAGCACATACTAGAGAAACCCAAGCAACAATGACTCCTGAAAAGTCATTACAATTCCTAAAAGAAGGAAACCTAAGATTCCAACAAAACCTTAAAGCAAACAGAAACCTTTTAGAACAAGTAAACGATACCAGTGATGGCCAATTTCCTTTCGCTACCATTTTAAGTTGTATAGATTCGAGAGTATCTGCCGAATTGGTTTTCGACCAAGGTCTTGGAGATATTTTTAGTGTTCGTATAGCAGGAAACTTTGTTAACGAAGACATTTTAGGAAGCATGGAATTTGCTTGTAAACTAGCAGGAACAAAACTTATTGTTGTTTTAGGTCATACCAGCTGCGGCGCAGTAAAAGGTGCTTGCGACGATGCTAAATTAGGGAACTTAACAGCAATGCTTTCTAAAATTAAACCTGCGGTTGAAGAAGTAACAGAACCATCAGACCCAAGCTTAAGAAACTCAAAAAACTCAGAGTTTGTTGATAATGTAGCTCAGAAAAACGTTTTACTTACTATCGACAGAATACGTAAAGAAAGTGAAGTTTTAAACGAAATGGAACAGAAAGGAGAGATTATGATTGTTGGTGCCATGTACGACATCAACACAGGCGAAGTAACATTTAATGAGTAA